The sequence TTGTTCTGGAAGGCCTTCTCGAGCTTGCCCCAGCTCTCTTCGCGGCGCGCCTTGTCGCGCGAGAGGACGGCCTCGCCGAGGGCATTCTCGATGCGATCGAGGAACACTTCCACCTCGTCGCCGACCTTGAGATCGGAGTCACGGCCGGGGCCGGAAAATTCGCGCAGGGCCACGCGGCCCTCGGTCTTCAGGCCGACGTCGATGACGGCCATGTCCTTTTCAATTGCAACCACCTTGCCCTTGACTACGGAGCTTTCCTGCAGGTTGCCACCTGCAAAGGACTCGTCGAGCATCGCGGCGAAATCGTCGCGCGACGGGCTATAGGTATCAGCAGAAGTCGAAGCCATTGGTTCTCCAGTTGCGGATGTCGTGCCGGCCGTTGGGTTTATGGGCGCATCGCACGCGCAGTGTCGGAAGGTCCGCAAGACCTTCGAGCGACCGCTCGCTGCTCCGGCTGGCACCGGAACGGCGAAAGCGGGCCGGCTGAGGCCCGCGCGTTCGATACGTGAAAATTCTTGTCCGGAAGCTGGATCGCGCCGGTCCCAAACGGGAACCGAAGTTATCGACCTCAAAGAGCGGGAGCGGGCACTTCCTCCAATGACGGCTGCGGCTTAACCCCGCGACCGGCCCGCTCGGACGGCCTCGATAATGTCGATGGCAGCCCGGACGCCGCCTTCTATATCCAGTTGGGAGTTGTCTAGCAAGTAAGCATCCGGGGCGGGTTTTAAAGGCGCAATCGGCCGGTTCTTGTCGCGGTCGTCGCGCTGGATGATGTCGGCGAGCACGGCGGCCTCGTCCGCGTCCTCGCCCCTCGCCCGGGCCTCCATGGTCCGGCGGCGGGCGCGGACCTTGGGATCGGCGACGACGAATATCTTCACGTCGGCATGCGGACAGATCACGGTTCCAATGTCGCGACCGTCAAGCACCGCGCCGGGCGGATCCGCCGCGAATTGCCGCTGGAAATTGAGCAGGACTTCCCGAACCCTTGGGATCGCCGACACGATCGAGGCGCCCTCGCCCGCCAATTGGGTCTTCAGGGCTGGATTGCCGAATTTTTCGGGATCGAGCTCCAAAGCGGCCTGCACGGCGGCCGCCTCGTCGTTGAGATCGTGACCGGACTGCATCAGGGCATAGGCGACGGCGCGATAGATCACGCCGGTATCGAGGTGGCGATAACCGTAATGGTGGGCAAGACGCTTGCCGAGCGTCCCCTTGCCCGAGGCCGCGGGCCCGTCGATGGCAATGATCATGAAAACTCGGCCCCCAGGGAACGCATCATCGGAATGAAGTCCGGGAAACTGGTGGCGATGAAGGCGGTGTCGTCGACGCCCACCGGCTGATCGGAGGCGCAGCCCATCACCAGCGCGGACATCGCGATGCGATGGTCCATGTGGGTGGCGACAACGCCGCCGCCGGGAACGTGGCCGCGACCCTCGACGATCAAATCGTCGCCCGAAATCTCAACCTTGACGCCGTTGACGCGCAGCATGGCGGCGGTGGCCTCCAGGCGGTCGGATTCCTTGACGCGCAGCTCCTGCAGGCCGCGCATGATCGTCGTGCCTTCGGCGAAGGACGCCGCCACCGCCAGCACCAGATATTCGTCGATCATCGAGGGCGCGCGCTCCGGGGGCACTTCGACGCCGCGCAGTTTCGATGCGCGCACGCGCAGGCGCGCCATCGGCTCGCCGGCATCGCCGCGCACCTCGCTCTCCTCGATCGAGCCGCCCATCTCGCGCAGCGTGGTGAACAGGCCGGTGCGCAGCGGATTGGTCATCACGTCCGACAGAACGACGTCGGATCCCTCGGCGATCAGCGCTGCGACGACCGGGAAAGCTGCCGAGGAGGGATCGGCGGGCACAATGACGTTGGCGCCATGAAGCTCGCCCTGACCTGCCAGGGTGATACGGCGGCCGTGCCGGCCTTCGCTCGTCGAACTGACGTCGGCACCAAAATGCTTCAGCATCAGCTCGGTGTGGTCGCGGCTGGCCTCGGTCTCGATCACCGTGGTGGTGCCCGGCGCGGCCAGGCCCGCCAGCAGCACGGCCGACTTGATCTGGGCCGAGGCGACCGGGGTCTTGTAGGTGATCGGCAGGGGATCTCGCGCGCCCTGGAGGGTCAGCGGCAGACGCCCACCCTCGCTGCCCGAGACGACCTTGGCACCCATCTTTTCGAGCGGATCAAGGATTCTCCGCATCGGGCGGCTGCGCAGCGAGGCGTCACCGTCGAAAACTGCCGAGATCGGGCAGCCCGCGACGGCACCCATGACCAGCCGGCAGCCGGTGCCGGAATTGCCGAAATCCAGCGCCGCCTTGGGCTGCGCGAAGCCCCCGACGCCAACGCCGCTCACCGTCCAGGCGAAATCGCCGGTCCGCTCGACCCTGGCACCCAGCGCCTGCATGGATTTGGCGGTGTTGAGGACGTCCTCGCCCTCCAGCAGGCCCGAAATCCTGGTCTCGCCGACCGCGAGCGCGCCCAGGATCAGGGCCCGGTGAGAGATCGACTTGTCCCCGGGCACCCGTACTTTCCCGGTCAGGGGACCGCTGGCGCGAGACCGCAGCGGCCTCGGTTGGTCGGAATGAGTCAAGATTGTGTCCTTGAATAGGCCCGATGGGCTGGCGCGCAGGTATCACATGGTCCGCGCCCCGTCACGGGCATGTCGTTCTCCCGTAATGCGCTATTGACAGCGGGCCGCCAACTAGCCAAGTGAAACACCGCTTTTCAGACATTCCCAGGATTCCTGCCGTGGCCAAGTCCGAACTCGGAACCAAACGTATTTGCCCGACCACGGGCAAGAAGTTCTATGACCTCAACAAGAATCCGGTGATCTCGCCCTATACCGGCGAGGTGGTGCCTATCGCGCCCGTTGCCCCCGCACGCGCGTCCCGCGGCGCCGAGCGCAACGTGGCCCAGGACACCGCGCCGGAGCCGGCGGAGGCCGAAGAGATGGTCTCGCTCGAGGAGGCCGACGCCGAGGAGAACACCGGCAAGGTCAAGGCCGTGGTGCCCGAATCCGAGGACGACATCGAGGTCGACGAGACCCTGGATGACGACGATGACGATGATTCGACCTTCATTGCCGACGAGGAAGAGGGCGATGAGGACGTGACCGACATCATTGGTGATGTCGGAGGCGATGAAGAGACTTGAGATCAGTCCTGATCTGTGAAAAAGGGTGCACCGCGCGAGTCGCCTAGGGCTCGCCGGTTGGGGTGATCCACCAGATTCACCCGTCGAAGGTTAAGGGGCCATAGCTCAGCTGGGAGAGCGCTTGCATGGCATGCAAGAGGTCGGCGGTTCGATCCCGCCTGGCTCCACCAGCCTTCGCTCGCTTCGCGAGCTTCGGCTCGGCAAGCTTGGGAAGTCCCTCGTAGCGAAGTGACCGAAGGCTGCCGCGGCGTAGCCCGAAGGGCGAAGCCGGGCTTCACCAGATAAAACGGGGATGTAAGCTCCTCCCTCGACACCTGGGGAGCGTGCGGTGAAGTACGTCTACATCCTCGAGAGCCTGGATACCCTGCACTTCTATGTGGGCATCACCGACGACTTGCGCGCCCGACTGGCAAAGCACAACGCTGGCGAGGTGCCCCACACTTCCAAATACGGACCTTGGCGTCTCAAGACTTACGTCGCGTTCAGTAACGCAAAGCAAGCCGTTGCGTTTGACAAGTACCTGAAGTCAGCATCCGGCCGTGCCTTTGCGAAGAAACGTCTCTAACCCCTACTCCCCGATCACCGCATTCAGCCGATCCCTCAGCGCGACGATCTCGTCCTTCATCGCGACCAGCTCCGACACCGAGCAATCCGACGCCGCCAGGATCGATTGCGGCACGGCGCGCGCCTTGTCCTTCAGCGCGTGGCCCTGTGGCGTCAGGGCGATCAGCACCTGACGTTCGTCCTCTTTCGACCGCGTGCGCTTGACGAGATGAGCAGCCTCGAGCCGCTTGAGTAGCGGCGTCAGCGTGCCGGAATCCAGGAACAGCTTCTCGCCGATGTCCTTCACCGGCACGTCGTCGCGCTCCCACAGCACCAGCATCACCAGATATTGCGGATAGGTGAGGCCAAGCCGGTCGAGCAGCGGCTTGTAAACGCGGTTGAAGGCGTGCGCGGCCGAATAGACCGCGAAGCAGATCTGGTTGTCGAGCCGCAGCGGCGCGTCCGCCGCCGATGGTTTTCGGGCCATGGAGAATCTCACGGGGATTTGCCGCATTGTGGGGGTGCGCGGCCGCATATTCAATTGCGAACAATTAAATGTGAGACTTTACGATTTAGATTGCGCACAATCTAATTGTCTGCGATATAGACCGCGTCCACCCGAACCCCCAGGGAGATGAAAATGTCCGTGAACGTCCTCTACAAGACCAGCGCCAAGGCGACCGGCGGCCGCGACGGCCATGCGGCAACCCTCGACGGCGCGCTCGACGTCAAGCTGACCACGCCGAAGGAGCTCGGCGGCGGCGGCGGTGCCGGCAACAATCCCGAGCAGCTGTTCGCGGCCGGCTATGCCGCCTGCTTCATCGGCGCGATGAAGTTCGTGTCCTCGCAGGGCGGCCCCAAGGTTCCCGCCGACGCCTCCGTGACCTCGACCGTCGGCATCGGCCCGCGCTCGGAGGGCGGCTTCGGTCTCGACATCGATCTGGCCGTCTCGCTGCCGGGCCTTGCCCGCACTGAAGCTGAGGCGCTGGTCGAGAAGGCGCACCAGGTGTGCCCGTACTCCAATGCCACGCGCGGCAATGTCGACGTTCGCCTGACAGTCGTCTGACCGACATGCGAATTGGCTGGCCCGGGATCCCCCTCGGGCCAGCCGCTTTCGCCGATTTGCCATTCCGCGGGATTGCGCCAAGGCGGCGCATACGCCCCTGCCCGCGGGGCCATTGCTGGCGTGCACGAACCTCGCTAGGCCTGTGATCAATTGTCGACACAGGGAAGCGAAGGCATGAGTTCTAAAGCCGCGGGTTCTGAAGCCGTTCTGGGCGCCATGAGCGGATTGCGCGTCATCGATCTCACGCGCGTGCTCGGCGGCCCCTACTGCACCCAGATCCTCGCCGACCATGGCGCCGACGTGATCAAGGTCGAGCCGCCTGCGGGCGACGAGGTGCGCGAATGGGGCCCTCCGTTCCACGAGGAGGACGCGGCCTATTTCATCGGTATCAACCGCAACAAGCGCTCGATCG comes from Bradyrhizobium sp. CCGE-LA001 and encodes:
- a CDS encoding MarR family winged helix-turn-helix transcriptional regulator — its product is MARKPSAADAPLRLDNQICFAVYSAAHAFNRVYKPLLDRLGLTYPQYLVMLVLWERDDVPVKDIGEKLFLDSGTLTPLLKRLEAAHLVKRTRSKEDERQVLIALTPQGHALKDKARAVPQSILAASDCSVSELVAMKDEIVALRDRLNAVIGE
- the cmk gene encoding (d)CMP kinase, which translates into the protein MIIAIDGPAASGKGTLGKRLAHHYGYRHLDTGVIYRAVAYALMQSGHDLNDEAAAVQAALELDPEKFGNPALKTQLAGEGASIVSAIPRVREVLLNFQRQFAADPPGAVLDGRDIGTVICPHADVKIFVVADPKVRARRRTMEARARGEDADEAAVLADIIQRDDRDKNRPIAPLKPAPDAYLLDNSQLDIEGGVRAAIDIIEAVRAGRSRG
- a CDS encoding GIY-YIG nuclease family protein; this translates as MKYVYILESLDTLHFYVGITDDLRARLAKHNAGEVPHTSKYGPWRLKTYVAFSNAKQAVAFDKYLKSASGRAFAKKRL
- a CDS encoding organic hydroperoxide resistance protein: MSVNVLYKTSAKATGGRDGHAATLDGALDVKLTTPKELGGGGGAGNNPEQLFAAGYAACFIGAMKFVSSQGGPKVPADASVTSTVGIGPRSEGGFGLDIDLAVSLPGLARTEAEALVEKAHQVCPYSNATRGNVDVRLTVV
- the aroA gene encoding 3-phosphoshikimate 1-carboxyvinyltransferase — translated: MTHSDQPRPLRSRASGPLTGKVRVPGDKSISHRALILGALAVGETRISGLLEGEDVLNTAKSMQALGARVERTGDFAWTVSGVGVGGFAQPKAALDFGNSGTGCRLVMGAVAGCPISAVFDGDASLRSRPMRRILDPLEKMGAKVVSGSEGGRLPLTLQGARDPLPITYKTPVASAQIKSAVLLAGLAAPGTTTVIETEASRDHTELMLKHFGADVSSTSEGRHGRRITLAGQGELHGANVIVPADPSSAAFPVVAALIAEGSDVVLSDVMTNPLRTGLFTTLREMGGSIEESEVRGDAGEPMARLRVRASKLRGVEVPPERAPSMIDEYLVLAVAASFAEGTTIMRGLQELRVKESDRLEATAAMLRVNGVKVEISGDDLIVEGRGHVPGGGVVATHMDHRIAMSALVMGCASDQPVGVDDTAFIATSFPDFIPMMRSLGAEFS
- a CDS encoding TIGR02300 family protein, which encodes MAKSELGTKRICPTTGKKFYDLNKNPVISPYTGEVVPIAPVAPARASRGAERNVAQDTAPEPAEAEEMVSLEEADAEENTGKVKAVVPESEDDIEVDETLDDDDDDDSTFIADEEEGDEDVTDIIGDVGGDEET